In one window of Bdellovibrio bacteriovorus W DNA:
- a CDS encoding hypothetical protein (COG0642 Signal transduction histidine kinase), whose translation MPFALLALCTLLSLPLSTNHGIYWIYFPINLGIVLALWWGPRVLFAVFLNGLLAAPILNLPDPSLYPVYAFPETFEVFLAWLLVSERFKHYSSWRPTPKNIALFFVYGLFIPSIICSTLIQTILLFKGLITQDTFWSSTILTMVGDLTGAVFITLPLFILATPWMFRKGLSRRVHSSLPPVRIEKMTKKEYITMGAVLLACVAVGYTLPLSSSWYLFGIILLVYSAWYGLYAAVLMNTWIMAITISFPYLFKLPWMNDEIQIQTPATLLTLCFCSLVTGSAITSLIEKVSRLKKIENDLMRAKQLAEEASEAKSEFLARMSHEIRTPLNSVLGMLELLKETQLSKDQARYLTLFSHAGENLKALINDLLDFSKIEAKALDVEQVSYNLHDTVRSVFEILQIKAEEKGLEFSLDIHDNVPLYQWGDPTRLRQVLFNLIGNALKFTHEGSVKVAIEVAPKGNQDRLVFSISDTGIGIPRHKQADLFSPFFQADPGTARKYGGSGLGLVISKNLVEIMGGEMDVKSLAGRGTTFKIYLPHRPDYSAQTEVKTTPAFSWKDEFPNRRFKVLLVDDSEDNRVLMIHYLKNLPFDCDEAINGQEAVRMFKESRYDIVFMDIQMPIMTGYKATELIRIWEKDQNLPHTPIVALTATAVVQDLQRTLSSGCDAYAVKPVKKNEIIEILRKTLSKDKRTVRRDEPPTATFYH comes from the coding sequence TTGGATCTACTTTCCTATCAACTTAGGGATTGTTCTAGCACTATGGTGGGGGCCCCGTGTTCTTTTTGCAGTCTTTCTGAATGGACTCCTTGCCGCTCCAATTCTTAACCTTCCTGATCCTTCCCTCTATCCGGTCTATGCGTTTCCAGAAACCTTTGAAGTCTTTCTCGCATGGTTGTTAGTCAGTGAGCGTTTTAAACACTACTCAAGCTGGCGTCCCACACCCAAAAACATTGCTCTTTTCTTTGTGTATGGTCTTTTTATTCCTTCGATTATTTGTTCCACCTTAATTCAGACCATTCTCTTATTTAAAGGACTCATTACTCAAGATACTTTCTGGTCTTCAACAATCTTAACAATGGTCGGAGACCTCACAGGTGCCGTGTTTATTACACTGCCACTATTTATTTTGGCGACACCATGGATGTTTCGCAAGGGTCTATCTAGAAGAGTACACTCATCGCTCCCCCCTGTGCGTATCGAGAAAATGACCAAAAAAGAATACATTACAATGGGTGCTGTACTTCTAGCCTGCGTGGCTGTTGGTTACACTCTTCCACTTTCAAGTTCGTGGTACTTATTTGGAATAATCCTCTTGGTGTATTCCGCTTGGTACGGTCTCTATGCCGCTGTTCTTATGAACACTTGGATTATGGCAATCACTATTTCGTTTCCGTATTTATTTAAGCTTCCTTGGATGAATGATGAAATTCAAATTCAAACCCCGGCAACGTTACTCACTCTTTGTTTTTGTTCCTTGGTAACCGGTTCTGCGATTACTTCGCTGATCGAGAAAGTGTCGCGCCTGAAAAAAATAGAAAACGATCTCATGCGCGCAAAGCAGCTCGCCGAAGAAGCCTCAGAGGCCAAGTCCGAGTTCTTAGCACGAATGAGTCACGAGATTCGCACTCCACTCAATTCAGTTCTTGGAATGTTGGAACTCCTCAAAGAAACCCAGCTTTCGAAAGACCAGGCTCGTTATTTGACACTTTTCAGTCATGCCGGAGAAAATCTCAAAGCTCTTATCAATGATCTTTTAGACTTTTCAAAAATCGAAGCCAAAGCCCTTGATGTTGAACAAGTGAGTTATAACTTGCATGACACCGTTCGCAGTGTTTTTGAAATCTTACAGATTAAAGCCGAAGAAAAAGGTTTAGAGTTCTCTCTCGATATTCATGACAATGTTCCCCTTTATCAATGGGGCGACCCCACGCGCCTTCGTCAGGTTCTATTTAATCTGATTGGCAATGCTCTTAAATTCACCCATGAGGGATCTGTTAAGGTCGCAATCGAAGTCGCTCCAAAGGGAAATCAAGACCGCCTGGTTTTTTCGATTTCAGATACAGGGATCGGGATTCCCCGCCACAAACAGGCAGATCTTTTTTCTCCTTTTTTTCAAGCTGATCCCGGTACGGCTCGCAAGTACGGCGGCTCGGGCCTTGGACTTGTCATCTCTAAAAACCTTGTAGAGATCATGGGCGGTGAAATGGATGTGAAGAGTTTGGCGGGCCGAGGAACAACATTTAAGATCTATCTTCCTCACCGTCCTGACTATTCTGCTCAGACAGAAGTAAAAACCACTCCGGCTTTTTCATGGAAAGACGAATTCCCTAATCGCCGGTTTAAGGTTTTACTAGTGGATGATTCAGAAGATAACCGCGTGCTTATGATTCACTATTTAAAAAACCTGCCCTTTGATTGTGATGAAGCCATCAATGGGCAAGAAGCGGTCAGGATGTTTAAAGAGTCTCGATATGATATCGTCTTTATGGATATACAAATGCCTATTATGACAGGCTATAAAGCCACAGAGCTGATTCGAATCTGGGAAAAGGATCAAAACCTGCCGCATACACCTATCGTTGCCTTAACCGCAACGGCGGTTGTTCAGGATCTGCAAAGAACTCTTTCAAGTGGTTGCGATGCCTATGCTGTAAAGCCAGTTAAGAAAAATGAGATTATCGAAATATTAAGAAAAACTTTATCTAAAGATAAGAGAACCGTTCGTCGAGATGAACCACCAACAGCCACTTTTTATCACTGA
- a CDS encoding putative transposase — MRLYTYQCLACKKSFSTRTLSPTFGQKRVDLNVQIFKLATSGVALREIARLLNCNYKTVYYKFKWLGHRAKEFHKNQHFNSNEVFFDEMESIEHTKLKPLTIALAVNEHYQLLGVQVGSIPAKGHLANIAYRKYGYRANESSDKINGFF; from the coding sequence TTGCGCCTTTATACTTATCAGTGTTTGGCCTGCAAGAAGTCCTTTTCTACTAGAACTTTATCCCCTACATTTGGACAAAAAAGAGTCGATCTTAATGTACAGATATTTAAACTTGCAACCTCAGGAGTCGCTCTAAGAGAAATCGCAAGACTATTAAACTGTAACTATAAAACCGTATACTATAAATTCAAATGGCTCGGACATAGAGCAAAAGAGTTTCACAAGAATCAACATTTTAACTCTAATGAAGTGTTCTTTGATGAGATGGAGTCTATTGAACATACAAAACTCAAACCCCTTACTATTGCACTAGCAGTTAATGAACATTACCAATTATTAGGTGTTCAGGTAGGAAGTATTCCCGCCAAGGGACATCTTGCGAATATAGCTTATAGAAAATACGGGTATAGAGCTAACGAGTCCTCTGATAAAATCAATGGCTTCTTTTAA
- a CDS encoding thiosulfate sulfurtransferase (COG2897 Rhodanese-related sulfurtransferase), which yields MMKLFLFLAGLFLVLTSCQHKATQVYREEPVQVGEWSVKNLLKAEAVILDARPAFEFNLSHAPNSVNVRWEDFSQANPMSRGVLEPDHFALARRLALIGVSPETRVIVLGKGKQGAGEEGRIAWTLKVLGVQEVFTLVHTSFRAQNPRPEQSLVKNKPYWNPPVEDSLQLSLKDFKADAVKTNTFVLDVRSQSEFSHRSLKQNSKFKGKVLHVEWKEFFKDDGLPNKKVIETLAAQGIQPQSRLIVISNHGVRSGAVTYALQYLGFNKVANFAGGYEQYP from the coding sequence ATGATGAAACTATTTCTTTTTCTTGCAGGTCTTTTCTTGGTGCTGACTTCTTGTCAGCACAAGGCAACTCAAGTTTACCGTGAAGAGCCTGTTCAAGTCGGGGAGTGGTCCGTCAAAAATCTTTTAAAGGCAGAGGCTGTGATCTTAGATGCGCGCCCTGCTTTTGAATTCAATCTTTCTCATGCTCCTAATTCTGTAAATGTTCGCTGGGAAGATTTCTCCCAAGCAAATCCGATGTCTCGTGGTGTCTTAGAGCCAGATCATTTTGCTTTAGCAAGAAGATTAGCGCTTATTGGAGTGAGTCCTGAAACACGAGTCATCGTCTTAGGTAAAGGCAAGCAAGGTGCGGGTGAAGAGGGGCGCATCGCTTGGACTTTAAAAGTTCTGGGTGTTCAAGAAGTCTTCACACTTGTGCATACTTCATTCAGAGCACAAAACCCTCGCCCTGAGCAAAGTCTTGTTAAAAATAAACCTTACTGGAACCCCCCAGTTGAGGATTCTTTACAGCTATCTTTGAAGGACTTTAAGGCAGATGCTGTGAAAACAAATACATTTGTCTTAGACGTTCGCTCCCAAAGTGAATTTAGTCACCGTAGCTTAAAACAGAATTCAAAGTTTAAAGGCAAAGTTCTTCACGTTGAGTGGAAAGAGTTCTTCAAAGACGATGGTTTGCCGAATAAGAAAGTGATTGAAACATTAGCGGCACAGGGGATTCAGCCTCAGAGTCGTTTGATTGTTATTTCTAATCACGGTGTGCGCTCTGGTGCCGTCACTTATGCGCTTCAATATCTTGGCTTTAATAAGGTCGCAAACTTTGCGGGCGGCTACGAACAATACCCTTAG
- a CDS encoding lysyl-tRNA synthetase (COG1190 Lysyl-tRNA synthetase (class II)), with translation MSINENPLRAEKRKKLHALREKGINPYPYTFENKSKVGDIVAEFGSALQAGDKRPENVVRIAGRLMTLRAMGKASFFNMQEQTGSIQVYVKTEELGEVDRAAFELVDLGDIVGVEGYVFKSQKGELSIYAKSFQILTKTIEPLPEKFHGVQDIEIKYRHRHLDLMTDADSRKVFETRSKIIKEVRRFLDDRGFMEVETPTLQPVYGGAAATPFTTHHKALDMKLYMRISPELYLKRLIVGGFEKVYEISKNFRNEGIDRTHNPEFALLEFYEAYTDYNYQMKQFEEMISTIAEKVTGSMKVSYQGTEIDFTPPWRRLTVHDGVREYAGIDPDKATDKEIFEAIRKNGGDIEEPKKRGEMVMELFELTAEKHLVQPTFVMDHPVEISPLTKIHRNDSRLVERFEPFCAGMEIGNAYSELNDPEDQLARLKEQEANRDKNEEAHPMDEDFLLAIDAGMPPTGGVGIGIERIVMLLTDRPSIRDIIFFPTMRINK, from the coding sequence ATGTCGATCAACGAGAATCCGCTACGTGCCGAGAAAAGAAAAAAACTTCATGCCCTTCGCGAGAAAGGTATCAATCCTTACCCATATACTTTCGAAAACAAATCGAAGGTGGGTGATATCGTTGCAGAGTTTGGTTCTGCTCTTCAGGCAGGAGATAAACGCCCTGAAAACGTAGTTCGAATTGCGGGTCGCTTGATGACTCTTCGTGCGATGGGGAAAGCTAGTTTCTTCAACATGCAAGAGCAAACGGGCTCTATCCAAGTTTACGTAAAAACAGAAGAGCTGGGCGAAGTGGATCGCGCAGCTTTTGAATTGGTGGATTTGGGCGATATCGTGGGTGTTGAAGGTTACGTGTTTAAGTCGCAAAAAGGGGAGCTCAGCATATATGCAAAGAGCTTCCAGATTTTGACTAAAACAATTGAACCGTTGCCAGAAAAATTCCACGGTGTTCAAGATATCGAGATTAAATATCGCCATCGCCACTTGGACTTGATGACGGATGCAGATTCTCGCAAAGTTTTTGAGACTCGTTCAAAAATCATTAAAGAAGTGCGCAGATTCCTAGATGATCGTGGATTCATGGAAGTTGAAACGCCAACACTTCAGCCAGTCTATGGTGGTGCTGCGGCAACTCCATTTACGACTCATCACAAAGCTTTAGATATGAAGCTTTATATGCGTATTTCTCCAGAGCTTTATCTGAAGCGCTTGATCGTAGGTGGCTTTGAAAAAGTTTACGAGATTTCTAAGAACTTCCGCAACGAAGGTATCGATAGAACTCACAATCCTGAGTTTGCTCTTCTTGAGTTCTATGAGGCTTACACTGACTATAACTATCAGATGAAACAATTCGAAGAGATGATCTCAACGATTGCTGAAAAAGTAACAGGCAGTATGAAGGTGAGTTATCAAGGAACTGAAATTGATTTCACTCCTCCATGGAGACGTCTGACGGTTCATGATGGAGTTCGTGAATACGCGGGTATTGATCCAGATAAAGCAACAGACAAAGAGATCTTCGAAGCTATTCGTAAAAACGGTGGCGATATCGAAGAACCTAAAAAACGTGGCGAGATGGTGATGGAGCTGTTTGAGTTAACAGCCGAGAAGCATCTTGTTCAGCCAACATTTGTAATGGATCACCCTGTAGAGATTTCTCCTCTTACAAAAATCCATCGCAATGACTCTCGCTTGGTAGAGCGTTTTGAACCATTCTGTGCTGGAATGGAAATTGGAAATGCCTACAGTGAGTTAAACGATCCAGAAGACCAATTGGCTCGCTTGAAAGAGCAAGAAGCTAATCGTGATAAAAACGAAGAAGCTCATCCAATGGATGAAGATTTCTTATTAGCGATTGATGCTGGTATGCCGCCAACAGGTGGTGTGGGTATTGGTATCGAAAGAATCGTGATGCTTCTGACGGACCGACCTTCGATTCGTGATATTATCTTCTTCCCAACGATGAGAATTAATAAGTAA
- a CDS encoding fructose-bisphosphate aldolase (COG1830 DhnA-type fructose-1,6-bisphosphate aldolase and related enzymes): MTPRVREILSWYGADNPGVLTNLARMMNFGKLAGTGKLVILPVDQGFEHGPARSFAKNPDGYDPAYHIELAIESGCNAYAAPLGAIEAVARDYAGEIPLILKINNSDTLYTDKHPHSALTSYIDDALRLGCAGIGFTIYPGSSERKGQYEEIAQAARLAKEAGLVVVIWSYARGEQISKDGETAIDVIAYAAHIAAQLGAHIIKVKPPTAHIEQAAAKKVYEEQGIKVATLADRTRHVVQSSFAGKRIVIFSGGEAKGTEEILKEVSELAQGGAFGSIMGRNAFQRPKKEAIELLHGVMEAFAGKKL, from the coding sequence ATGACGCCAAGAGTTAGAGAGATTTTAAGCTGGTATGGAGCAGACAATCCAGGGGTGCTTACGAATTTAGCTCGTATGATGAACTTTGGTAAACTTGCAGGAACTGGAAAACTAGTCATTCTTCCTGTGGATCAGGGATTTGAACACGGTCCGGCTCGCTCTTTTGCGAAGAATCCCGATGGATACGATCCGGCTTACCACATTGAGCTGGCGATTGAGTCTGGTTGCAATGCCTATGCAGCTCCATTGGGTGCTATCGAAGCAGTGGCGCGTGATTACGCAGGTGAGATTCCATTGATTTTGAAAATCAATAACTCTGACACTCTGTACACAGATAAACATCCTCACTCGGCCCTTACATCTTACATCGACGACGCTCTTCGTTTGGGTTGTGCAGGGATTGGTTTCACAATCTATCCGGGCTCTTCTGAAAGAAAAGGTCAGTACGAAGAGATCGCTCAAGCAGCACGTCTTGCAAAAGAAGCAGGTCTTGTTGTGGTGATTTGGTCTTACGCTCGTGGTGAACAAATCTCTAAAGATGGTGAGACGGCGATTGACGTGATTGCGTACGCTGCTCATATCGCGGCTCAATTAGGTGCTCACATCATCAAAGTAAAACCTCCAACAGCTCACATTGAACAAGCTGCTGCGAAAAAAGTTTATGAAGAACAAGGTATCAAAGTTGCGACTTTAGCAGATCGCACTCGTCACGTTGTTCAGTCTTCATTTGCTGGCAAACGTATCGTGATCTTCTCTGGTGGAGAAGCAAAGGGTACTGAAGAAATTTTGAAAGAAGTTTCTGAATTGGCTCAAGGTGGTGCTTTTGGCTCTATCATGGGTCGCAATGCTTTCCAACGCCCTAAGAAAGAAGCGATTGAGTTGCTTCACGGTGTAATGGAAGCCTTTGCTGGTAAAAAGTTATAA
- a CDS encoding nifU related protein (COG0694 Thioredoxin-like proteins and domains), which translates to MSLSNVTFELTPNPATMKFHLHRKVTDQGFDCPTSQEAEKSPLAAKIFGFPWTSAVYVGTDFITVTKQDWVDWELLAQPLSSLIQEHLDSNEPVVIEIIQHTEDDPNDSPMVRNIKSVLNREIRPVVALDGGDIVFHKYEDNILQIHMRGACAGCPSSTITLKEGIETRMKELFPEIKEVVSV; encoded by the coding sequence ATGAGCCTATCTAATGTAACTTTTGAACTTACACCGAACCCAGCAACTATGAAGTTTCATTTGCACCGCAAGGTGACAGATCAGGGTTTCGATTGCCCCACATCACAAGAGGCCGAAAAATCACCTTTGGCCGCGAAAATCTTTGGATTTCCATGGACCAGCGCCGTTTACGTGGGAACAGACTTTATTACCGTTACTAAGCAAGACTGGGTTGATTGGGAGCTTCTTGCTCAGCCATTGAGTTCTTTAATTCAAGAACACCTAGATTCTAACGAACCCGTAGTCATCGAAATCATTCAGCACACAGAGGATGACCCGAATGATTCTCCGATGGTTCGCAACATTAAATCAGTCCTGAATCGCGAAATTCGCCCGGTAGTGGCTCTCGATGGTGGAGATATCGTTTTCCATAAATACGAAGACAATATCCTACAAATTCACATGCGCGGAGCTTGTGCAGGTTGCCCGAGCTCTACGATCACTCTGAAAGAGGGTATCGAAACTCGCATGAAAGAGCTTTTCCCGGAGATTAAAGAAGTTGTCTCAGTCTAA
- a CDS encoding mate efflux family protein (COG0534 Na+-driven multidrug efflux pump) — MSQSKFYKESLSLGRLAGPIIVGQVGQNVITLADTMMVGALGSVALGASAFAGSVFIVFLIFGIGILSPTAALFAKAQGQGQFAFAGVLLKHTLLLSILSSVLIILLLYGLIPLMPYMGQTKEVLEKGLPFYQIVAWTVLPSLIYQGYKQFSDGVGRTKVAMYVMLLGVVVNILGNYVLIYGKWGFPEMGLMGAAMATLFARSLMAVLLAAYIHISASFKPYLVTSWKNPLDRPLLKHTLKLGIPNGFTFLFEVGAFSFAAIMMGWFGAGPLAAHQISISLASTTFLVAMSVGIAASIRVGYQLGQGSMSEARYSGFTAIKVGGVYMAICAMGFLLLRKWLPSFYVDDQDVILLAAQFLAIVGIFQVFDGVQAVAIGALRGLSDTQWPSVYAFIAYWIFGLPLGFTLSFYLGFGPIGVWLGLLLGLIFVSTLLTLRFSKLTR; from the coding sequence TTGTCTCAGTCTAAATTTTATAAAGAAAGTCTTTCATTAGGAAGACTGGCTGGCCCCATCATCGTTGGACAGGTGGGTCAGAACGTCATTACTCTTGCGGACACTATGATGGTCGGCGCTCTGGGCTCTGTTGCCTTGGGGGCATCGGCATTTGCTGGTAGTGTCTTTATTGTGTTTCTTATTTTTGGAATCGGTATTCTTTCCCCGACGGCGGCTCTTTTTGCTAAAGCTCAAGGGCAAGGCCAATTTGCGTTTGCCGGTGTTCTTTTAAAGCACACGCTTTTATTAAGCATACTTTCTTCGGTCCTTATCATCTTACTTCTGTATGGGCTCATTCCTTTGATGCCTTATATGGGGCAAACCAAAGAAGTATTAGAAAAGGGCCTGCCCTTTTACCAAATTGTGGCATGGACTGTTCTTCCAAGCCTCATCTATCAGGGATACAAACAGTTTTCCGATGGTGTCGGTCGCACGAAAGTCGCCATGTACGTCATGCTTTTAGGCGTTGTGGTTAATATTTTGGGCAACTACGTTTTGATCTACGGAAAATGGGGTTTTCCAGAGATGGGATTGATGGGTGCTGCAATGGCAACACTCTTTGCTCGTTCACTCATGGCTGTTTTACTGGCGGCGTACATCCATATCAGCGCCAGCTTTAAACCTTACTTAGTGACTTCTTGGAAGAACCCACTCGACCGACCGCTGCTAAAGCACACTCTTAAACTAGGAATTCCTAATGGGTTTACTTTTCTTTTTGAGGTCGGAGCATTTTCATTCGCAGCCATCATGATGGGTTGGTTTGGCGCAGGCCCACTGGCGGCACACCAAATTTCCATCAGCCTTGCCAGCACAACATTTCTTGTCGCCATGAGTGTAGGAATCGCAGCCAGCATTCGCGTGGGCTATCAACTCGGTCAGGGCTCAATGAGTGAAGCTCGCTATTCAGGCTTCACAGCAATCAAGGTTGGCGGCGTGTACATGGCGATTTGCGCGATGGGATTTCTTTTACTCAGAAAGTGGCTTCCAAGTTTTTACGTCGATGATCAAGATGTGATTCTATTGGCAGCTCAGTTCTTAGCGATCGTCGGCATTTTTCAAGTTTTTGATGGAGTTCAGGCTGTTGCCATTGGAGCTCTTCGTGGACTGAGTGATACCCAATGGCCAAGTGTCTATGCCTTTATAGCCTATTGGATTTTCGGTCTGCCGTTAGGTTTTACTCTTTCGTTTTATTTGGGCTTTGGCCCTATTGGCGTATGGCTTGGTTTGCTGCTTGGATTGATCTTCGTATCTACACTCTTAACTTTAAGATTCAGCAAATTGACTCGCTAA
- a CDS encoding hypothetical protein (COG1396 Predicted transcriptional regulators), with translation MMAKNLRKLIEEKRLSITELSRRSKVPAKTIYHWMNGQQPRKMEHLFSIADVLEVTVEELFGRESKKSGKVPDLARELALGKYEIVLRPLRTKD, from the coding sequence ATGATGGCAAAGAATCTTCGAAAACTTATAGAGGAAAAACGTCTTTCAATTACGGAACTATCTCGTCGTTCCAAAGTTCCGGCCAAAACAATTTATCACTGGATGAATGGGCAACAGCCCCGAAAAATGGAACATCTTTTTTCTATCGCAGATGTTCTTGAAGTCACTGTCGAAGAACTCTTTGGAAGAGAGTCTAAGAAATCTGGAAAAGTACCTGATCTTGCCCGCGAGCTTGCTCTGGGAAAATATGAAATTGTCCTTCGTCCGTTACGCACTAAGGATTAA
- a CDS encoding deoxyhypusine synthase (COG1899 Deoxyhypusine synthase), producing MGPISQFIDNHYRHFNAAALKDAAKGYRAHMDKGGKMLVTLAGAMSTAELGISLAEMIRQDKVHAISCTGANLEEDVFNLVAHNHYERIPNYRDLTPQDEQALLERHLNRVTDTCIPEEEAIRRIENVVLEFWQDADAKGESYFPHEFMYKILLSGKLEQYYQIDPKNSWLLAAAEKNLPMIVPGWEDSTLGNIFASHIIKGDVKRVHTVKTGIQYMQGWTETYMGMAKKHEVGFFQIGGGIAGDFPICVVPLLEQDLGQKDVPLWSYFAQISDSTTSYGSYSGAIPNEKITWGKLSPTTPSFVIESDATICAPLIFAYVLGQ from the coding sequence ATGGGACCAATTTCTCAGTTTATTGACAATCATTACCGTCACTTCAACGCTGCAGCTTTGAAAGACGCAGCTAAAGGCTACAGAGCCCATATGGATAAAGGTGGCAAAATGCTTGTGACACTAGCGGGTGCTATGTCTACAGCAGAGCTTGGAATCTCTCTTGCTGAGATGATTCGCCAAGACAAAGTCCACGCAATTTCTTGTACTGGTGCCAATCTTGAAGAAGACGTGTTCAATCTAGTAGCGCATAATCACTACGAGCGCATTCCGAACTACCGTGATTTAACACCACAAGATGAGCAAGCTCTTCTTGAGAGACATTTAAACCGCGTGACTGACACTTGTATCCCTGAAGAAGAAGCTATCCGCCGTATCGAGAACGTAGTTCTTGAGTTCTGGCAAGATGCTGATGCTAAAGGAGAGTCTTACTTCCCGCATGAGTTCATGTACAAAATTCTTCTTTCTGGGAAGCTTGAACAGTACTACCAAATCGATCCGAAAAATTCTTGGTTACTAGCTGCTGCAGAGAAAAACCTTCCAATGATCGTTCCTGGCTGGGAAGATTCTACTCTTGGAAACATCTTCGCGAGCCATATCATTAAAGGTGACGTGAAGAGAGTTCACACTGTTAAGACTGGTATCCAGTACATGCAAGGTTGGACTGAAACATACATGGGCATGGCTAAGAAACACGAAGTTGGATTCTTCCAAATCGGTGGTGGTATCGCTGGTGACTTCCCAATTTGTGTTGTTCCTTTGTTAGAGCAAGATTTGGGTCAAAAAGACGTTCCTCTATGGAGCTACTTCGCACAAATTTCTGATTCGACAACTTCATACGGTTCATACTCTGGTGCGATTCCGAATGAAAAAATCACTTGGGGTAAATTGTCTCCAACGACTCCAAGCTTTGTTATTGAGTCGGACGCAACAATCTGTGCTCCATTGATTTTTGCTTACGTTCTTGGACAGTAG
- a CDS encoding ubiquinone/menaquinone biosynthesis protein (COG0500 SAM-dependent methyltransferases), which yields MELKVPYKDKVALSYSLMRTAHFTAQQLSLPLFDFLRTGKVTKKAAPEHLPVMLRSLYELLKKDAENINKGLYPLEVLKPEKPGTHFLRYPQIIWDGFQIARRRDDRNQTDFNLEARQYLSEVPEYYRRNFHFQSGGYLTRKSAELYEHQVEILFAGAGDAMRRLLLPMMKKHWSGDGDGLHFLELGVGTGRMTRFVKLAYPKARITVMDLSYPYLQVAQRKLKNFDRLDFVQGAAEEIPFTEGRFDGVYSCFLYHELPRSIRQKNLEEIMRVLKPGGLVGIVDSLQNEDAQELGWALQQFPVDFHEPFYKNYVENPMEGLLQKAGFQGIEKDCGFFAKALLAKKPF from the coding sequence ATGGAGCTTAAAGTTCCCTATAAAGACAAAGTAGCGTTGAGCTATTCTCTGATGAGAACAGCCCACTTTACAGCTCAACAGTTGAGTTTACCGCTTTTTGATTTTTTAAGAACAGGGAAGGTCACCAAAAAGGCGGCGCCCGAACACCTACCAGTGATGTTGCGCTCTTTGTATGAGCTCTTAAAGAAAGATGCCGAGAACATCAATAAAGGCCTTTATCCCCTTGAAGTTTTAAAGCCAGAAAAACCAGGAACTCATTTTCTTCGCTATCCGCAGATTATCTGGGATGGATTTCAAATTGCTCGCCGCCGAGATGATCGCAATCAGACCGATTTCAACTTAGAAGCCCGGCAATATCTTTCAGAGGTTCCTGAGTATTACCGTCGCAATTTTCACTTTCAATCTGGCGGCTATCTTACTCGCAAATCAGCTGAGTTGTATGAACACCAAGTAGAAATTCTTTTTGCGGGTGCTGGAGATGCTATGCGCCGCCTGCTCTTGCCAATGATGAAAAAGCATTGGAGTGGGGACGGGGACGGACTGCATTTTCTAGAATTGGGTGTTGGGACGGGGAGAATGACTCGCTTTGTGAAGTTGGCCTATCCTAAGGCGCGAATCACAGTGATGGATTTAAGTTATCCTTATTTGCAAGTGGCCCAGAGAAAACTGAAAAATTTTGATCGACTGGATTTTGTCCAAGGAGCGGCTGAAGAGATACCATTCACTGAAGGTCGATTTGACGGAGTCTATTCTTGTTTCTTGTATCACGAGCTTCCGCGCTCAATTCGTCAGAAAAACCTAGAAGAAATCATGCGTGTTTTAAAGCCTGGTGGACTGGTCGGTATTGTGGATTCTCTTCAGAACGAAGATGCTCAAGAATTAGGCTGGGCATTGCAGCAATTCCCAGTGGATTTTCATGAACCTTTTTACAAGAACTATGTAGAAAATCCTATGGAGGGTTTGCTACAAAAAGCGGGTTTCCAAGGCATCGAGAAGGACTGTGGTTTTTTCGCCAAAGCACTTCTTGCTAAAAAGCCATTCTGA